TCTCCTTCATATTGTAACATTAAGTATTGCTCGTTTCCTTCTGCATCTTCAGCATCAAAGAATACGAAGAAACCAACGTTTGTATCTAAATCAAATAGATGACGAGTACCTTTTTCTGTTGCTTTATCGAAGTCCTCTTCACTTAATTTATATACTGTTGTTGCCTTTGCATTATCCTCTTGATGAAAATTTACTGTAAATGATTTCAATGCTGACACCTCCTGATTGTATAAAAGTAGCATAACAGATTAAACAACATAATACAAAGGGACTGCTCACAAATGTAAACAGCCCCTTACTATTTATTTCCGTATAGCTCGTAATAAGAAGCTCACAATGAAAATTAATATGACCGCACCTATTAAAGCTGGAATAATTGCAAATCCGCCAATAACAGGACCGAATTTACCAAGTAACAACGAACCAAGCCAAGAACCGATAATACCAGCAATAATATTACCAATTACACCGCCCGGTACATCCTTTCCAGTGATCAGACTTGCAAACCATCCTAAAATACCACCGACGATTAAATACCAAATCATATATTTACCTCCTTTATTTTTGAACAATAAAATTATAATCAGAAACAATTGCTTACCATTAGTTATGTTACATTTTTCATAAGTTATTCGTCTTATGAAAATCATTCAAGTCTGCTCAACATATTAAGGACAATCTGGCTTCAATATTGTTCTCATAAATTCGTCTTTAAACGCTTGATAATTAAATTCAACGGCAATTCTTTGTATAGGACGATTATCAAACGTCGTTGGCTCAGCTATTCTTCTAAAATCTGCAACACTTTGCCCTCTCGTTACATCATTTGTCGTACTTATCCAAACTGCTGATTTTTTATATTCAAAAATATCATCATTTATAAATGAAATGAACGGAAGTAAATCGTGAATCGGACTCCCAGCAATACCTGGATATTCTTTTTTGTAAAAGTTTTTGTAATAAAAATCGATCATTGGCTTAATAAGTTTCGCCTGTCCTGTTCCTTCTTTATCAATAGTATCGACCATTTCAGGAGTAATAAGTGCTTCTTGCGTTACATTTAACGGGTATATAGTAGCATTTTGCGCATATTTCATAACGATATTCGCGGCAATTGGATCGCCGTAAAAATTAGCTTCTGATACAGGTGTAACATTACCCGGAAATAGAAAAGCACCGCCCATTATATAATAAGAACATACTCGATCCATTAAATTTGGGTACAATAAAAATAATGTTGCAAGTGTTGTTAATCGTCCCGTCGCCACTATAATAATATCTTCTGGACAAGGCTCAATTAATTTAATCAATGCACAAAAATTTTCTCTTTCACAAATTCTCATTTTCGGTGGAATAATTGGACCTAAACCGTGCTCCCCATGAATTTCAGGAAAAAATAAAGGTTCTTCAGCTGTCATCGGTCTACTGGCACCTTTAATGATTTTCACTTTTGTAGCATAGTATCTTTCTAAAAAATAAACATTTTCCGTTACAATTTCTCTTGATACATTTCCATACTCTGCAACGATACCTATAATATCTAATTTGCATGTTTTATTCGCATAAATTAACGTTACTGCATCATCAATACCAAAATCTCCGAAAAAGATTATTTTTTTATTAACTTTTCTCACCCCTCTCCAGCATAATCTACTATCATTATTATGCAAAAAAGACAAGGCGGTGAAACGGAGATAATTAAAAAAGCCGCCTATTTATTGGCGACTTCAATCTTCTTATACGATAAATATGCTAGTACATTTTTGCTTGAATCATATTTCGGATTATTCCCTTTTCTCGGTTCTCTCATATGTGTTTTTTCAAACCCAGGAATGTCAGGCATTTTCTCTAAAAATTCAAGCATCTCTTCCTCAGTTCCCTCAATACGTACACGAATCATTATTGCTATTCCTCAATTCTCATTTTATCTGTACTAAGTATATCGTACATCAGAAAGACTGCAAGAAATTTATCTTTTTAATGTTGAACTTTTTTTACATACGAACAGTGCCATTTCAGTATAGAACGATTCTATTTTATTGTTTTCAAATTGAATTTTGAAGAATTCCTGCATTTCATTTGATGTTTTCATCATACACTCTGTTAACTTTACACGTTTTTGCATAGGTACATCCATCATATCGCACCACCAATCAAAATCGAACTTCTTGTCAAAAGTATGACATAATTGCATTTGCAAACCATGCTTCTCTAATAAAGTAATCCATTCTGTTTTTTTCAAAGCTCGTTCATGGCTCGGATCTCTCTTCTTTTCGATAAAGTTATAAAATGTATCAAATTCATTATTTTCTGGTGAAACGTTATCAATTAATATAAATAATCCATTATCTTCTAACGTTCGATTTACTTCAAAAATAAATTGCAAAGGATCAACAAAGTGATGTGCTGCAATTCGGCATGTAATTGTATCAAAAGATTCATCAGCAAATGGTAAATTTTCTGCATTTCCTGCTACAAATGATACATTTTCATGCCCGTTCCCTTCTATAAAACCTTTTGCTTTTTCTAACATTTTTTCTGTTAAATCAAGAGCGACTACCTCTTTAAACATTGGGGCTAACAAATTTGCAACATGTCCACCACCAGTAGCAATATCAAGAAGACGATTATTATGACGAGTTTCAACTTGCTGAACTACATATTGTAAATCCAGTCCTTTTGCATGAATTTTACTTTTCACATACTTCTCTGCATTACTACCAAATTGTTGTTTCACAAGTTCTTCTTTATTCATTTTTATCATCTTCTTTCTATAAAGTATTATATTTAATTTATAAGTTCTCTTTATATAATTTCAAATCCTCTTTTAGTCTCGTCTCTTCTATTAGAGACCTGCTATCAAAAAATTTAACTCTTTTATTTTTAAGTACAAAACAAAAAAGGTTATGGGAACTTATCCCACAACCCCACAAAGTATCTCTTATATTTGAGGATCTTCTTACACGTCTAAATAACTTAATCCCCCTGTAACTTCACAATAACTTCTACTTCGCTATTAGTAGCCTCTCTTGCATGCAATCCATATTGATCCATGCCAATCCATATCCACCCAGGACTATCATAAAGAATATCTATGTTGAAATGCTCCAACTTAGTAAGTTCTGACCTAATAAATTTATTCCTACTAGCTATTTGCTTATCAAGCAAACCATATTCTTTCCCATTTTCAAACAGTGCTATAATCTTTCCTGCAAGTGGATGTATACGAACAATAAAGTGATATTCCTTTTCATTTATATTCGCCACAATCTTACTAGAATCAGGTACATCCCATCTAGAATTAGGCATATTCATATCAATCAGCTCCTTTATTGGTTTCATTAACATCATAACAGATGAATATTTAAATATTATTAATATAATGTAAAAAATATAAAAGCTGACTTCCCTTTAGAAATCAGCTTTTACACATTGTTTATCTTTAAATTTTCTACAAATTTTATAATGTTTCTTTCTCTTCATCATTTCCGGAAACTAAATCTCCTAAAACATCCGCAGTAACTTCAACTACAAATTCACAAATCCCTGCTACAACTTCTCCAATTACTTCCTCCATCTTTCTACCTCCTTGTTTTATGTAACTTATTTGTAGTATAGGAGATATTGGTTAATTTTAACTATCGTTAAAGGTGACAAAAACATTACAGATTTGTAAGCTGTTTCAATGTTTTTTTGAATTTATACTTCTTCCCTTTGAAACTTTAAGTATTATTAACAACCAGATAGGTCATCATAATAGAAAGTATTTAAGAATCCTAATTTAAAGGAGGCGTGTAAAATATACTACGTAAAATTAATTAAAGGTCAATCTTTCTATGCTTTTGATCATCGTTTCTTAATATCTCAAGAAGAAGCGGTTTCGGAAAAAATTTTTAATTACTTACGCCGTAATGAATTCTTTGAAGTGCGTAAAGAAGAATATTCTGCCTAATGTACAAACAGCATCAAGAAACAACTCACAGTATTGTGATTCTTTCTTGATGCTTTTATATTATCGCCCTATATTCAACTTTATTCTCAATTCTATTAACATCTTCTAGTATATGTCCAAGCTAATTCATCGTTACTTTCATATTTTAGTATATGAGGAGGTGACGAACATGACTCATATCATTGATTACCAAGCTACTCAACCAATAAATAAAACGGGTGAAACAACTTTTGCAATTCCCCATTCCCCAAATAAAGCAATTCTAGCAAATATTAAATTGAAAATTTCAAGAAGCGATTCACGTAATAATCGAGTAGAATTAATCGCTACAGTTGGAGTTGAAGGTATAACTGAGATTTCACAAGTTTTATTCCGAATTTTCCGTGACAATACAGAAATCTTCAACGCTCAAGTAGGAATTGAATCTACAGATTCTGAGCAATTTTACGCGCAAACATTTCAAGCTATAGATCAAAATGTTAGCTGCGGGACTCACGAATATTCATTAACTGTAGAAAACCTTACTAGTGGTGCAAGTGCAGATGTTGTTGGTCCACTATCTTTTAGCGGTTTAGCTATTGGACAAGATCATAAGTGTTGCTAAAAGAATCTAGTGTTTGATGTTGCATTTGAGAAAAGTGAGAAGTAGTAACTACGTTCTCACTTTTTTATTTTCTCTATGTTTTTCTTTATTTTCAATTTGTATTTAATCAAGAGTTTTTCACATTTTGAATTACTTATTTCATCATATAATTAATCAAATTTTCAACAAATCAAAAAAATTGAAATCCACTAATGAAACACGTAATATAGACTCTGACTCTAAAAAAGCGCGTTAAAAAATAATGAATAAATACGGAGGTTTTATATACGAGTTTTTAATTTCAAAAGACTGAGAGGTTTAAATTATGTGGCGTAATAAAAATGTTTGGATCGTATTAATTGGGGAGTTTATTGCTGGTCTAGGGTTATGGCTTGGTATTCTTGGTAATCTTGAATTTATGCAAAAATACGTCCCTTCTGATTTTATGAAATCCGTTATATTATTTATCGGACTGTTAGCTGGTGTTCTAGTTGGTCCAATGGCTGGACGTGTCATTGATCAATATGAAAAAAAGAAAGTTCTTCTTTACGCTGGATTTGGTCGTGTTATTAGTGTTATTTTCATGTTTTTCGCTATTCAATATGAAAGTATCGCCTTTATGATTGCATTTATGATTGCACTTCAAATTTCAGCTGCATTTTATTTCCCTGCATTACAATCTGTAATTCCTCTAATCGTTCGTGAGCATGAGTTATTACAGATGAACGGTGTACATATGAATGTTGGTACAATCGCTCGTATTGCGGGTACTTCACTAGGTGGAATTCTTTTAGTTGTAATGAGTTTACAGTATATGTATGCCTTCTCAATGGCAGCATACGCTTTATTATTCCTCTCAACTTTCTTCCTACAATTTGAAGATAAAAAGTCAACTACATCAAGTAAAGAATCAGCTAAAGATAATAGCTTTATGGAAGTATTTCGTATTTTAAAAGGAATTCCTATTGCTTTTACAGCACTTATATTAAGTATTATCCCTCTATTATTTATAGCTGGATTCAATTTAATGGTTATTAACATTAGCGAAATGCAACACGATCCAACGATTAAAGGATTCATATATACAATTGAAGGTGTAGCATTTATGTTAGGTGCCTTCGTTATTAAACGTTTATCTGATCATTTCAAACCTGAAAAGTTACTATATTTCTTCGCAATTTGTACCGCTTTTGCACACCTTTCGTTGTTCTTTAGCGATATTAAATGGATGGCACTTGCCTCATTTGGTTTGTTTGGATTTAGTGTTGGCTGTTTCTTCCCTATTATGTCGACAATTTTCCAAACGAAAGTAGAAAAAAGCTATCACGGCCGCCTCTTCTCATTCCGTAATATGTTTGAGAGAGTTATGTTCCAAATTGTCTTACTTGGAACTGGCTTCTGCTTAGATACAATTGGATTACAGTATATGGTTCTAATTTTCGGCGTCATTTCATTGTTGATTATATTTATTTCCCTATCTAAACAGAAACAATATGAAAAACAACCTTCGCAATCTGCGAATTTATAAAGTGAAACTTTAATCAGTGGGGGTTTTGTTCATCCCCCACTGATTATTAGCCTTCACCAATCGGGCTTTTACGGGTAGTTACCTCCCACCAACCCACCTCGTATTCACCGAATTTTGAGGTGGGAGTCTTACTGCCCGCAAATAGCGGGATAAAACTAATACTTCTTAAGAATGGATCCAGTAGTTTACTTGGGCCATTCTTTTTCAATTTCTAGGATTAAACTTTATATACTTTGTATAGTCCAAATATTTAAAGGTGTATCGCCTACTGTTTTCGAATACAATAAACAATAGATTTTTCAAAAAGGAGCTGTGGAAATGTCTGTTGGAATGCAATTATTAATTACCCTTCTTTTTTCATTAATTATGTTTTGCATCCTTAATTTTTTAGCCATTTCCCTATCTCAAAATAACTTTAAAAGAAGGATTGTTGCAGGTTTCTTATTTTTACTGTTAACTCTCATTATCTTTTTGACTACTACAGCATTTGCTTCTATGTTCGATACAGGTGGATTGGGCGCAGCTAACCTAGCCTTTGTTATTGCAAATGTGTATGTTGTAAATGGAATTGTCATTCTTCTTTCCGCTTCATTTATCCTCAAAAGACATAACATAAGATAGACTGCTAGGCATGAATCTGATATTACACTAGATTCATGCCTTTTTATTTTGAAAATCTCATCTTTATCCAAATTTTTATGTGAAATTTAGTAATTCTTTATAAAAATTTAAACTTTATTTTTTACAATATTCCTATCGTATTCGCACGTTTATAAAAACTAATAAGAAAGGAGTACACAATGAAAAAGTTTCTACTTATTTTTCCTATATTAGTCGTTCTACTTAGTGGATGTAGCAATAATGATATATACGGCTCTTGGGAAATCATTGATAATAAAAAAGGTGAATGCCCTGTATATTATAAATTTGAAACAGTTGTAAAAGAAGAAAAGAAAGAAAAGCTTGTTCAAAACTTAGTAGAAATGCATACAACAAATAAAAAAGAAGATTTATATAAAGGAACATTTGTAAAAAACTCTAATGTGTATCATATTGATTATGGTAATTCTTTTACATCTAATCAATCCATAAGAAATGTAGATGGTAAGTTAAATGTATACTTTACAAGTGTTGATAAAATGTGTACATATAAAAAAACAAGTGATTAATCACTTAAATTAACACTCTTTCAGCAACCACACAACAGATCCACATTTTAACGTGTATGACGCGGAATATATTTTCTGCGTCATTTTATTTTGGAATTTAAAAAGTATGATATTTATAAATTCTTTAATTCGAATGTATTATTTTATAATACATTAATTTATTTCTATGTGAGGTGTTTATTTTGAGAAGTTTACGCTCTTTAGTTATATCAACAATATGTTCAGTAATTCTAATCATTTGGAATTCCCTTTCGTTTTATGATAAATATACAATGGGATACGCATACTATTGGGTTAGCGGCATAATTGGTCTAGTATTCCTACTCTTTTTCATTCGAGACATGCGTGATATTCTTAACAAAAACTATACAACATCCTAATAGCATTGAAAGCAACTACAAAAATAAATACTATACCGAAATTGGATAGCGCACCATAATCACCAAGATTAAGTAGATTTTTCATATAAAATACTTCCCTTCTCTAAATTTGTCAATCGTTTTAATTTTCATAAAAAAATGATAAAATGTAAACATGTGTTTTCAGAATAATTAAAAACGCAGAAAGAAAACACTGTTTTTAGGAGGGGTTTTGATGACTTACACGTTAGCAACTAGAATGAAAGCATTCCAATCTTCTATATTTAGTGAATTAGGGGCCTATAAAAAAGAGAAAATTGCAGCAGGTCATGAAATGATCGATTTAAGTATCGGGAATCCCGATATGCCTCCTGCTGATTTCGTAAGAGAAGCAATGGTACATACAGCAAGTGCAAAAGAAAGTTACGGATATACGTTATCTGGTATTCAAGAATTTCACGAAGCTGTAACTGAATATTACAACAAAACTCATAATGTTATATTAAATGCTGAAAAAGAAGTTTTATTATTAATGGGTTCACAAGACGGACTCGTTCATTTACCTATGGTTTTTGCAAATCCGGGAGATATAATACTAGTTCCTGATCCAGGATATACAGCTTATGAAACAGGAATTCAAATGGCCGGTGCAACATCTTACTACATGCCATTAAAGAAAGAAAATGATTTCTTACCTAACTTAGAAGTTATCCCTGAAGAAATTGCCGATAAAGCGAAGATGATGATTTTGAACTTCCCAGGGAATCCAGTTCCAGCAATGGCTCATGAAGATTTCTTTAAAGAGGTAATTGCATTCGCGAAAAAACATAATATTATCATTGTCCATGATTTTGCTTATGCTGAATTTTATTTTGATGGTCAAAAGCCAATTAGCTTCTTATCTGTACCTGGTGCAAAAGAAGTTGGCGTTGAAATTAATTCTTTATCTAAAAGTTATAGTTTAGCTGGTAGCCGTATTGGTTATATGATTGGTAATAAAGAAATTGTCGGCGCGCTTACGCAATTTAAGTCTAATACAGATTACGGTGTGTTTTTACCGATTCAAAAAGCTGCATCCGCTGCATTACGACACGGCGCTGCATTTTGCGAGAAAAACCGTGGAATTTACCAAGAACGTAGAGATACTTTAGTGGACGGATTCCGCAAATTCGGTTGGAATGTCGATAAACCCGCTGGAAGTATGTTCGTTTGGGCTGAAATTCCGAAAGGATGGACTTCTCTAGAGTTCGCTTATGCACTTATGGATCGTGCAAATGTCGTTGTCACACCAGGCCATGCATTTGGTCCTCACGGCGAAGGCTTTGTACGTATTGCACTTGTTCAAGATAAAGTAGTATTACAAGAAGCAGTTGAAAACATTAAAAATAGCGGTATTTTCTCTATTGAAAAAGTAGCGGAATTAGTTAAAAATTAATAATAACTCCCCTGCTTAACTTTAGCAGGGGTATTATTATTCCTGGAGGTACGATATGAATATTAAAGATACTCTTCCCCATCGCTATCCATTTTTAATGATCGATAAAATTACAAACGTTAAAGAATCTCAATCAGCTACAGGATACAAACTGATCACAAATAATGAGTGGTTTATTAATAACAATCAAAACTATATGCCTCATATGCTAATTGTAGAAGCACTCGCTCAACTTAGTGCTTTTCTAAGTACAGGTGAATCTGAAGGACTTGGTTTCCTCTCCTCTTTAGATGGGGTGGAATTTCATGAAAAAGCGTATCCCGGTGATAAACTTGACTTACATTATGAATTAACACGTAACAGACGAGGTTTTGTTCTTGGGAAAGGAATTGCCTCTGTAAACGGTCAATCAATCGTTACCATTGAAAAGCTATTAATATATCAAGCTGATTAAACAGACTACATAGTAAGGGGTAGGAAAATGCGGAATGTTGTTGGTATTGATGCTGGGGGAACATTAACAAAGATTGCTTACTTTAACCTAGAGGAAAAATTATGTTTTGAAAAATTTTATTCATATGAACAAGAAAGAATTAAAGAATGCCTTCATAATAATAATTCAATTACACAATTATGCATTACAGGTGGTAAAGCTAAACAGTTAGAACAACTACTTTCAGGTTCATATAAAATAGTAGAGTTAAACGAGTTTGAAGCTACTTTAGCAGGCGTACGCTACATACTAAAAGAAGAAAAACGTGCTATAAACAACTTTGTATTAACAAATATCGGTACAGGTACTTCTATTCACTACGTTCACGACAAGCAATACGTTCGTGCTGGTGGGACTGGAGTTGGCGGTGGTACTATTATGGGCCTTTCAAAACTATTAACAAATATAGATCATTTTGAAGATGTGATTCCGCTTACGAAAATTGGTTCAAGAAACAGTCTAGATATTACAGTTGGAGATATTTATGGAGGGATTCTCTCCCCTATTGATAATAACTTAACTGCTAGTAATTTCGGAAAAGCGGCCATTACAGATTCAAATTATAGTAGTTCAGATATACTAGCTACCGTTCAAGGACTTGTCGGTGAAGTCGTCACAGCATTAAGCCTTCAATTCGCCGAAACGAAAAATATTGACCATATCATTTACATCGGTTCTACTCTATGTAATAACGTACATCTTCAAAGTATTATAAGTAGCTATACAGAATATCAAAATAAAATACCAGTCTTTTTACAAGACGGCGGTTATAGTGGTGCGATTGGTGCTTTACTTCATGGTAGGAAATAAAAAAGCTGACTTTTGTCAGCTTTTTTGCAATGGTACTTCAAATTCAATAATTGACTCTCCATTCTCACCAATTCGTTCCACACTAATTCTATTAATTACACAGTCCAACTTCTCATGAAAACTAGGAATCCCCTTCGCTATTTCAGCCACTAACTCTGCGCTACCTTTTCTCCCAACCGTTACATGTGGTATGTATGGAATATCCGTTCTAAAAAATTGTAGTAAAGGACCTGTATACAATCTATCGTGCAATTCTTCTATTTTTTCTTTCCCTCTTTCTACTTCCAAAAATAAATACTCTCCCTCGCTGCTTATCCGGCTAGCAAACTCAATTTCAATCGTATGAATCCCTTTGGACACATTCAAAATATGTAATTTCAGATCATCATTCGAAATGGAACTTTCAAACGGGAATACAATTGTTATATGAGGAGGAATTAATCCAAATAAAGGATCATACTTTTCTCTCATACTTTCTATTTCATCAATGGGCATGTTATGTAAAAATAGTAAAATTGTACGCACTTTTATATCCCCTACTTCCCCTCAATTTTTTTATATTTATCATATTGTATGGTAGCGTGAACTTCAATAAATTATTTTGCTTGCATATAAAAATAAAAAACTTCTCAAATGAGAAGTTTTCATATAACATGGTTATTATTTTCTCGCAAAACTTTCCTGAATTTTATATAACAAGCAATTCTCCACGGAATAATATACGATACTGCAACGACGTAAAATAATAAACCGATCGTTTGTTGATCTAAATCAACAATATATTGTCTTGAACCATATCTCAAAACGACAAGTGCAATAAAAGTAATTAAAAAAGCTACACTTTTTTTCGTATAAATATTCCCATCATCTCTTCGCTCATAATTTGTTAGAATTATAAGTGGTACGGCGAAAAGACCCCCAATTAATGCTGCTATAACTACTTGTAATAGTGCTGGATGTACGGGTCCAAAAAACCATATTATCCCCGGTGTTAAAAATAGTAATGGCCACAAAATACGTTTTCCCGTCCCCTTAATCGGCTTATACATAGATCGATAACGGCGCCAAAAAATTAGTAAGGCCACGCATAAAAAGACGGTTATTAATGAAGAGGTGTCTCCCATGTATTATTCCTTCTCTCCTTTAATATTAATCTAACAATCTTTTAAACTGTTTGTTCGAATGAAACTTTACGAATAAATATACTACTAGTTAGGATATAAAGAATAGTTAATCCAATTGAAATTACAGTAAAATAGGGAATATCTATTAAAGATATATCACTCGTAAATAATAAACCGTTTATCCCTACTTCTCCATAAAGCACACTGTTTGTTGATAAGAAAAGCGTTCCACCTATCATGAGACCAATCCACTGAAATCGTTGTTTAAAAACTACTGCTACTTGGAAGAAACATGCTGTCGTAACATAAAACAAAAATTGTATAATAAACTGTTGTGCTGATTGCTCCCAAAAGCTAACATTTACTATGTTATATTTCATATCGTTTAAAAACATTACTTGAAGAAATGAAAATAATGCGGATTGCAGTACAATATAACAAATCGCTCCGATGAAATATTGAATTCTCGTTACACCAAATGAAATAGCTAAACGAAATAAATCATCTTGTATATTGAAAGTACTCACTATTATAAACATCATAATTGCTATTGAAGGATTATTGATAATTTCGGGTAAATAACTAATTTTCAATCCATTTAAATGAGCAGCACTCAAAGCTCCTTTTATTAATAAAGCTAAAATCCAAAATATTAAAATTGCTTTATAATGAAAATTTATATGTAATTTTAACTGCTTCATTAACATCGTCATTTCAATTCACCACCTGTTATGTGAATAAATAATTTTTGTAATGTAATTCTATCAACTGCTATTCCTTCTTTTTCGAGAGAGTAATAATCGTCACTAGAAAGCTCTTCCCATATAACAGCTATACCTTTCTTTCCATAAACTTCTCGATTTATTACTTTTTTATTGATTGAAAACTCATCCACTTTGTCTTTTCGCCCTGAAATAATATGACCTTGTTGTAATAAATCTTCCACTGATGATTGAACGACTAATCTTCCTTCTTTTATGATGATTACATCTTCAATAATATGGGTTACTTCTTCTACTAAATGTGTTGATAATATAATTGTTCGGGGATACTCACCGTAATCTTCTAATAGTAAACTATAAAATAACTCTCGATGTGCTGCATCTAAACCGGTAGTTGGTTCATCAAAAATAGTAATCGCTGCCCTACTTGCTAGACCTTGAATAATTCCTACGACTGTTTGCATACCGTGTGATAATTTATGGTATTTCTCTTTCATATTAAGCTGAAATTTCCCTGCCAGTTCTTCAGCATATTTCTGATCCCAATTTTTATAAAACATGTTACATAGCTCAAAAATCTCTTTAATTTTATTACTTAAATGCGTTTCTTCTTTCACTTTAACAAAGCAAATTTTTTGCATCGCTTTACTATTTTCAAAAACATTTTCGCCAAATATAGATACACTTCCACTACTTGAAATAATTTGTCCAGCAAGTAAGTTTAATAAAGTCGTTTTCCCTGCTCCGTTTCTTCCAAGCAAACCATATATTTTATGATTTTCTACATTAATTGTTACTTCGTTTACAGCTAGTTTCTTTTTATATTTTTTCGTTAAATCTTTCGTTTCAAGTGCAAACATTACTCTTTCCCCTCCTTCGTAATTTTTTGTATCATATCCATCAATTCGTCTTTTGATATTTCTAGTACTTTTGCTTCTTCCCACACTTTAGGTAAATACTCTGTCATAAACGTCTTT
This Bacillus mycoides DNA region includes the following protein-coding sequences:
- a CDS encoding CcdC family protein, which gives rise to MGDTSSLITVFLCVALLIFWRRYRSMYKPIKGTGKRILWPLLFLTPGIIWFFGPVHPALLQVVIAALIGGLFAVPLIILTNYERRDDGNIYTKKSVAFLITFIALVVLRYGSRQYIVDLDQQTIGLLFYVVAVSYIIPWRIACYIKFRKVLRENNNHVI
- a CDS encoding DUF4052 family protein; translation: MTMLMKQLKLHINFHYKAILIFWILALLIKGALSAAHLNGLKISYLPEIINNPSIAIMMFIIVSTFNIQDDLFRLAISFGVTRIQYFIGAICYIVLQSALFSFLQVMFLNDMKYNIVNVSFWEQSAQQFIIQFLFYVTTACFFQVAVVFKQRFQWIGLMIGGTLFLSTNSVLYGEVGINGLLFTSDISLIDIPYFTVISIGLTILYILTSSIFIRKVSFEQTV
- a CDS encoding ATP-binding cassette domain-containing protein yields the protein MFALETKDLTKKYKKKLAVNEVTINVENHKIYGLLGRNGAGKTTLLNLLAGQIISSSGSVSIFGENVFENSKAMQKICFVKVKEETHLSNKIKEIFELCNMFYKNWDQKYAEELAGKFQLNMKEKYHKLSHGMQTVVGIIQGLASRAAITIFDEPTTGLDAAHRELFYSLLLEDYGEYPRTIILSTHLVEEVTHIIEDVIIIKEGRLVVQSSVEDLLQQGHIISGRKDKVDEFSINKKVINREVYGKKGIAVIWEELSSDDYYSLEKEGIAVDRITLQKLFIHITGGELK